Proteins found in one Sorghum bicolor cultivar BTx623 chromosome 1, Sorghum_bicolor_NCBIv3, whole genome shotgun sequence genomic segment:
- the LOC8067372 gene encoding ripening-related protein 3: MATVRGIRALYAVVALLLLMALHTPGRLAQAAFPYRSLLQTCQPSGSIPGRSGNCNTENGSECCKNGQSYTTYDCSPPVTGSTGALLTLNSFAEGGDGGGAAACTGEFYDDSKKVVALSTGWYNGGSRCSKHIVIRATSNGNTVRALVVDECDSTVGCDKDHNFEPPCRNNIVDGSPAVWDALGLNTDDGQAQITWSDE, translated from the coding sequence ATGGCTACCGTGAGGGGAATCCGTGCTCTCTATGCAGTTGTCGCGCTGCTACTTCTCATGGCCCTTCACACACCAGGCCGGCTGGCGCAGGCGGCCTTCCCATACCGTTCCCTGCTCCAGACCTGCCAGCCCAGCGGCTCCATCCCCGGCCGTTCCGGCAACTGCAACACGGAGAACGGCTCCGAGTGCTGCAAGAACGGGCAGAGCTACACCACCTACGACTGCTCGCCGCCCGTCACGGGTAGCACCGGCGCCCTACTCACGCTCAACAGCTTCGCCGAGGGCGGGGACGGCGGCGGTGCCGCCGCCTGCACGGGGGAGTTCTACGACGACAGCAAGAAGGTGGTCGCGCTGTCAACTGGCTGGTACAACGGCGGTAGCCGGTGTAGCAAGCACATCGTGATCCGCGCGACGAGCAACGGGAACACCGTGAGGGCGTTGGTCGTCGACGAGTGCGACTCCACCGTAGGCTGCGACAAGGACCACAACTTTGAGCCGCCGTGCCGGAACAACATCGTCGACGGGTCACCGGCGGTGTGGGACGCTCTGGGGCTCAACACGGACGACGGCCAGGCCCAGATCACCTGGTCCGACGAGTGA